Sequence from the Muntiacus reevesi chromosome 9, mMunRee1.1, whole genome shotgun sequence genome:
TCCAGTGGTGACCGGACCCAAGTGTGTACTGTCGCCTCATTTTCTTCGAGTAAGGCCACTCGTCCCTGGTTCTTCTCAAGGTTTTTCTGCTCCTCACCCGGCCCCTGAGACACGCGGGACCCCTGCCTCCTCGGGAAGCGCTTTCTGCCCGCCCCTGCCTGCCTTCAGCCGCGTGCCCTTACGCGCCGCTCAGACTGCAGTCCGCCCGGTCTGAGGCGCACCGCCTTGCCTGCGAGCGGGAGCCTGGCCCGAGCGCTGTGCACCCTGAGGTCGCGGGCGCGGGGCGCAGACCCATCAGGCAGCCGGGCCTGGCTGACTCGGGGTCctttaggaagaaaagaaggctCAAGTGAGCAAACCGAAGTGATCTGAGCCCCCAAGCCTGGGCGTGCATCCATCGGCACCGGGACGTGATGACACCCGGGACCTTCTGATACCCCCGCCCCTAGCTCACACGCAGGCCTGAGTGACCTTGACCTTCAACGCCCGCCTTTGCTCGGTGCTTTTCCGAGTTCCTCTCAAGGACATCAGGCGCAGAGCCGTGCGCTTTACCGAGACGCCGGAAGGCCGCGCTGCGTGGCTCCGGAAGCTCTGCATTCCCCGGGGAACGGAGTGGGCCCCGCGCCCTCCGCGTGACTGAGGCCAGAGCGCGGCTGGTGCAGGGTTTGGGCTGTTTCACCCGAGCAGCGTCCTACGCGCCGCTCAGGGAGGTCTGCGCTGCGGGCCTGTCGCTCACTGCGGCGCTGAGTGCAGCGGGCTGCGGCAACCTGGTGGCGCTGTGCCCAGGCCCACGCTCGGGGGCATCCGCGGGCACGCGAAGGCACAGCGCATGCCGCACAGTGCCAGCCTCCAGAAGCGGGCGGCGGAGCCGAGGCTCTCCACGGCTCCGGCAGCAAGCGCCAGCGCCGCCTCCACGCCCTCAGGACAGGTGGGGGCTTTTCTCAGCCCCGGGGACAGTGTACACGGACGCAGTTCCCACCCCTCGGGGGCAAAGAGGAGCCGTGACAGAGGCCCGTAACCAGGCGTCGAAAGGgcagggcacacaggctttagGATGCGAAACGTCTGGGTCCAAACTCAGCGTGCCATCTGCTAGGCGGGTAACCCTGAACAAGTCGCAGCCATTTCTGCGAGCCTGTCCTCTCATCTGCCAGAGGGAAATACCACCGCTTCCCTCAGCAGCGTGCTGGGAAATCATGATTCCCATACAGCCCTGGCAGGGCGCTTCAGTGCAGCAGATACCCAACACATGTTAATCACGATCTTTATTATCTGAGGGTTTGAACTGGCAGAGTCCATGATTTTTAACTCACTATTTCAGTCTTCTCAGAAGACTCATCCACGACTGGAGTTAAAAAGTCGATTTATCCGTGAGGCTATGACATGCCTGCGGAGGTGCTGAGTGGGTAGGAGAGGTGAGTGCGCTGCACTGGGGGTGTTGCTCCTGCCCGCGTTCCTTTATTGCAcgtgcgcgtgcgcacacacgcgcatgcacacacaccccccccaaaTAAACCTGTATTTTCATCATTCCTTTAtggcacgcgtgcacacacgcacacgcctCCCAGAATAAACCTGCATGTCCATCATTCCTTTATggtacacgcgcacacacacacacacacacgcaccccacAATAAACCTGTATGCCCATCATTCCTTTAtggcacacgcgcacacacacacccagaataaACGTGCATGTGCATCATTCCTTTAtggtacacgcacacacacacacacacacgcaccccacAATAAACCTGTATGCCCATCATTCCTTTAtggcacacgcacacacacgcacacacacacccacaataAACCTGTATGCCCATCATTCCTTCATGGTacacgcatgcgcacacacacacacacgcacgcaccccAGAATAAACCTGTATGTCCATCTGTCCATATCTCCAACCCTGTGAAAATGCCTGTGGTTTTAAAGGTTTTCAAAACCAAGACTGGGGAACCGAGGCCTCGGAGAACAGAGTCTATTCGGTCAGGAGAGAAAGCGAGGGAGCGTAACCGCTACGTTCTCTTGTCCTTGGTGGCAGAATGGCTCCCACGTGCGGGGACCCCACTTTGTCGAGAGATGGCCCGCAGGTCGTGCACGGACCTCACCGTCCACTGAGAAAGCTCTTGCAGCACCTTCAGGCCCCACAGCTTCTTCTCAAAGAGCCCAGCCTCCTCGGCGAGAGGGGGCGGCCCGCCGGCCTCCCCGGGGGGCACCCGGTGCTCCAGCAGCGCCATCAGCTCTTCCAGCTGGTACGCGAAGGCCGCCACCTGGAGGAGGACGGTGTGTATGGCCTGGTGGAAGTCGGCTTCCGCCGGGGTGAAGTGCGCCCGCTGGTCTTCCAGCAGCCGGGCCAACATCCCGTGGAAGGCGCGGTAGGCCTGGAGGTTCTCCTGCAGCCGCTCCGCCTCGGTCAGCTCGCTCCATCTGCTGGAGCTGGCCGTCGGCACACCTTCCAGGGAGTCCAGGTTCACGTTCCCGTTCAGCCCCTGGTGCTTCATCTGGCCAAGGATACAGAGAAACGTCACCCTCCTGCAGCCACGCCACCGTCCTCACTTCACCTCTAAGCACACAGTCTACTCGCTTCCCTGGCCAAGGGTCCAGACTGTAAAGAAAATAGTCTAGAAGAGGAATTCTTCCTTTGGGATCTGTGACTAGCTTAGGAAGACCCTATTCTCCCAGAATTTATACACACCGCTTGGACTATCTGTTCACTTTTCTTGGAAGAATCTGCAGCTTTTGCTAGGTTCCAAAGCCTGAAAACCACTGCCTGGTCTAGAATAGTTTTTCCTGCCCACCTGACACTCCCTGCTGGCACCTAGAATTTTACAGTCATACTGgagtttaagtattttaaatatacctAAAGACACTGGCCATACCTAAGCAGCTCTAAAACACAGCCTTGACGGAATTGTTCTAACAGCCCTCTCCACTGCCCACTCTCACTGGTGAGGACATTTATTAGAAGTcaacagctatatatatatatatttaatttgtatttgaaaGTCTGATTTCTGAATGCTAGGGAAGATATTTAGGAAGATAAGCCAACCCTCCAAGAACCTAAATTCAGAACTTTCCATGGGAGCCTGCAGTGTTCCCACAGCAGGCCCTAGGTAAAGACTGACAGGAATCCTCCTACAGAAAACATACCTAACTCCATGGTTAGCTCCTTAAGAATCGGACACTTCCCCAGTTCCCCAGGGATTCTTccaggagacttttttttttataggtgACCTTTCTATTTAGACACACAAACACTTCTGACTGTATAGGGTCCTAATACTATAATAGGAAAAACTGGTTGGTTTATGCTGCTCTTCACCCAGTTCTATACACCTCACTCAGACTTTTGTTTACATAGTTAAAAAAGTCAGAACAACATATATGTGTGAAGAACCAAACTTCGGAGGGCTCATGGTTCATCTACTCTGGCAGAATTGAGACAGATATTCAAATTAGGAACAGCCTCCAAAACATACAGACAATTCTACCTAGAACCCCAAGCACACTTCCTTATTTAAAGAACATGTTTCCTAAATAGCGTATAGAAAAAAACGTCTTAGGACTTTTCTTTAGGGAAAGGGCCATGTCAAACGACAGGTGCCCAGTGTATAAAATGACTGCACAATTAGGGCTTTGAACCGGTAACAGGGCGGAAATATGATGGTGAAGGGTGGGgtcagaagagaagtgaaaacagacACCAGCAAGGTCGGCAACTTACGTAAGAGTCCACCAGAGCAGTCAGGTCTGAACGGATCTTCCGTGCCAGCCAGATGGAGCGGCTGCACAGGTCCCGGCGGCGAGGGGGGAGCAGCGAATGCTCCGCAGAAGCCATCCCCTAACTCAGCGGCCGGGCCCAGCAAACGGGGGAGCTGGGTCTGTCTACACTGGCCCCAATCAGAAATGTGCCTCTCGGGCTAAACGCACTGGGCATCTCTCTCCTAACGGGACtgtgcacccccaccccctgcctgacTCAGAGGTGGCAGCGAATTCCTGGCTGTGGATTTTTGCGCCTGTGGAATCAAAGGCCCCTTTTCAATCAGCTTTCTGTCCTGCAGCGTCTGCCTCCGGGCCTCTCCTCCTCAGTGCCTTGGGTACTTGTTTTCACGCCATTGTTTTGCTTCTGCACTTAGCAACAAGGTCGCTGTCACACCCCCTCTCAGGACGCCCCTGCCTAACGCGACCTATCTCTCACACACGTACCATCGGTTCATCTCGCTACCACCCGCCCTGTGCTCCCCGGGCCCTTCTTTCTCGTCTTTGGCCTGGGATACAATAATACTGTTATTATTCCTGATACGGCTGCCATTCGTTAAGCATCTACCCTGGGCCAGACACTGTTAACTGCTTCAAAGCCTTTATTTGATCTTTAGAATAATTCTACAAGATAAATAGATTTCTTCAATTTGTATATGAAATGCAGGCTTAAAGCTACTTAATGTGCACAAAATCCAGTAACTAGgttcaaaatttaaatataggTCTTTGATTCTATAGCTGTTTCTCCCAGTGActttccaatttcattctttgggTGGTTCATATTCTGTTCAAGACACAAAGTTTACATGAGATAGATCCTGTAAAAAATACAGCACTTTCCCCCACTCCCATCCTTTCGCTGTGTTTGAAACTGAATCTGCACTTGATTACACGCCAGCTAAGGGGGCATCTCTATCGTCTCAATCATGCTGCCTCCCTTGTAGCTTCCAGGATGAAGCAGGGACTGTTTAGGCCTGCTCTCTTCCAAAGCAGAGGAAACATCCAACCCTGACTTGCTAACATTTCTGAGGCAGTCTCACTCAAGTGACAACtggcttttcttctccttccagtGATACCACATTGCTTCTTAACAGAGTAAGAGAATGAGCTGGAGTGCAAAGCAAAGGCAGAATTTAAAAGTGCCTAGAGCGTCGTTCGAGCGCATGCTAACTGTAGGTTCGAGGGTGATGCCAACTGGGTTAAGAGTCGCATGTTTCATCCCCAAATGAATCAAGCAGCTCTCACTATTTCATCACAGACACTACCTGTGAACTGAAACCCATGCCTTCTCAGGGGAAAATTCCCACAAACAATGATCGAGGGACCTAGGGGTGAAGAAATGGGCGGGGGTGGCTGACACAGCAGGCCTTTAAGGAAGGCAGCAGGAGTCtatcttttttttaactctctacTTTCATGGACATTGAGTTTTGTGAAGAAGCACCGATATTAAATGCTATCAGGGTTTTGTCATTATCAGAGTGAAATTAACCCCATAGCTTCCGTTACCACATTAAGACGACCACCCTTTCCAGATTGTCGAGACATGAAAAGGATTTCCAACCCTGCCAAATGATCAGAATGGCATCTCAGCATTAGAAATCAAGAACTAAACAGTGTCAAAAGTTAACTGCCTGATTCTCAGCAAGTGCAAACACCAGTTTCTGCCACATAAAGCTGCTCTGAGGGCGCCTGGTTTTCTGACCGAGCAGCATCCATCATTCCACCCCAGCGTAACTATAACTCAGTACAACCAAGGAAGACCAGCTGCTTCCATgaagacaatttttatttttcttctttacattttattttggatATGCCTTAGCTAGATTAAGAGAAAACAAGGATTTGAAAAGCAGAGTATCccttttattataatttctttttacataACCTTTTCGACCTAGATTCAGGTAACTACCTGTCTCTCTCCCATCAAAGGAGAAGGGTCCTGCATATTACAACAGGCAAAAAAGgcttttaggaaataaaatattttaaattgattcattacaatttttcaattttcttgagtACATTGGAAGGTGGGAaaaaggcaggagggaaagatgGTGCCTCAAACAGCCTGACCATAATGACCTTAGTGAGGTTTAGTACACTCTACATTTTTTCTCCAAACAGGTTCTAAGGAGGTTCAAGTGCTCTATGTGGGTACTTTTCCATACTTTATCTATTTTTCACTCCCAGTCATCCTGGCCAGTGTTTATCTAAAGTCTCTGAAACATATTAAGTCTCAATTATGCAAAATAACCCCGGGCAACCACAGGCAAGGGGAAAGCACGCCTTGGAGAAACAACGCCTGTTTTCAGAATCCAGAACCGCCCAATAAAGATGGGAGAACGTGCTGTGGGAAGAAGGTATTAAAATGTAGCAGAACTTGATTAAGAGTAGGAAATAGAGAATGTTAAGATTGAGTTCCTTAGAAGGACAGTGATGTAGATATCTGAGCAGCAGGAAGTTAAAGGGAAGAGAAACTGGTGACAGTTTACTTAAAACACCTCTTTCCTTTGCTGGCATCCCTTTctcaaaaggggggaaaaaaaaactaaatccaTGAAAAATACCTGAAAATTCACCGCAATCTGCTACAATAATTTATTGAAGCAAATTACAGGCAAATGGTAGCTATGAAGAGTGAAAAGGGGAGCTTCAAATCATGAGGACTGATGAGTTGCTTTTGGTGGGGAGGAGTGtgataaagggaagaaaaaattttccctgtcttcaagttttcttttaaaaatgcagcttGCTTTTGTGTACGTGGCTAAAACATTCGATGACTAACTGCTGCAAATGTAATTCATGTAGAACAAGGATAAGATAAACGTGACACTGACAAGAAGTGTCGGGTATAGACGCCTGCTAGTGAACCCATGGACTTATACGGGAAAAGAACTTCGTTGTAGACCCATCCGATTAATCTTATAGTAGTCTCACATCTACTCAACACACCAGCGTCAACTCCAAGTCCTCAGTGTGGCCAGGAAAGCACATTGCATATTCCTCCCATCCTCACCCCTCTCTGCCCCGCCCTGGAGGCGACTGCAAAGCCTCCACAGGGACACAAACCTAAGACTCTCACTGCAGAcacttccctccctgcccccgacATTCCGACACTCACATCAGTGGGTGGAGAGCAAGCCTCTTTCAGAGATGACATTTTGTTAcccttcttttttgggggggggaatgagagagaaaaCTGATGAACTTTGTAGTTTTAGTGTTTGTGAAAAACAAGCTGTTCCTTATGCTGTTGTCAGCAAAGCTCCATTCTTTCTAACAGCTGTTACACATTTCTAACAAACAATGACCAGGGCAAGCCTTTAATTCCAGTTTCTGAGGTATGTAGGATAGAAACTGCCCTTCCGGTTCTCTAAAAATGAGCCAAAGTAGCTTTTCAGTCTTCTGGAAGTTATGAAGTTGTACAAAACTGCCCCtctcccatggacagcagtaagCAATCCAGCCCATGAAAATCCCTACCTCAAGGGCAACGGTAATTCCTGGAATTTCAGGAGAAAGCCAAAGCACTGTACAGGTTACTAACTGTGCTGAAGACGTTCTTCTTCTGAAGCGTTATTACAAGGGAAGCAGGACAGAACGCTTTCCTCTGACTTGGAACCGTCTGGCTCAGACGGCTCCTTCTCTGACGGCAGTGCGCCCCACCAGCCGGGCGCTGGGAGGAGCCCATGATGAAACAAAGCAGACACGGCCAGAGCCGGGCTGCGGGGGGCACGTCCAGAGAAACGACGGGGACAAAAAAGAAAACGAAGACTTCTCAAGAGAAAACCTTGCATCTGTAGTTCAGACCCTGAATAACTCCTTCATCCCCTCAGAATTCCTGAACCTCGATGCTCTGCAAGCTCAAACAGGCTGGTTACCACACCCCCACCGTCCTTCCCTGAAGAGGCTTCCAGAAAAGCACTGTAGTGATTCTGTTAGTGCTGAGGACCAGCTTTTTGGAAAGGCCACTGGAGGGCTATGATTTCAGGGGCTGGCTGTGCTTcttcaaccctctatcttgcctTCTACAAGTACCTCTTATGCAAAGGACCCCACGTCAGAATAATGTAATCTTGCCCAGCCCCACAAAATATagcaacaaagacaaaaaaaaaaaaaaaaaatccgactTTCCGTTAATAAATAAGGAATCTCAGGTTCCACAACACAAAAACACACATGTTCAAAGTGCAAATTCTGTCACCAGTCTGGGGCTTCTCACCGATAGAGCCCTGTCTATGGTCAGAGACCACGGG
This genomic interval carries:
- the CNTF gene encoding ciliary neurotrophic factor, which translates into the protein MASAEHSLLPPRRRDLCSRSIWLARKIRSDLTALVDSYMKHQGLNGNVNLDSLEGVPTASSSRWSELTEAERLQENLQAYRAFHGMLARLLEDQRAHFTPAEADFHQAIHTVLLQVAAFAYQLEELMALLEHRVPPGEAGGPPPLAEEAGLFEKKLWGLKVLQELSQWTVRSVHDLRAISRQSGVPARGSHSATKDKRT